In Campylobacter concisus, the sequence TTTGAATAGAAATTTAAAAAAAAGAAGATCTCCGCCGAAGCGGAGAAAAGGTGTTATTTCAAAGCATCTTTTGCTTGTTTTGCAAGTGCCGCAAATGCCTTCGCGTCATTCATAGCTAGATCAGCTAAAATTTTTCTATCAAGTTCGATCTTAGCTTTGTTTAAGCCGTTGATAAATCTTGAATAGCTAATGTCGTTTAGTCTGCAAGCTGCGTTGATACGAACGATCCATAAACGTCTGAAATCACGTTTTTTCTGGCGTCTGTCGCGGTATGCGTAAACTAAACTTCTCTCTAGTTGCTCTTTAGCTTTTCTAAAGTGTTTATGTCTAGCACTGAAAAAGCCACGTGCTAGCTTTAAAACTTTCTTATGGCGTCTTCTTCTAACTACGCCCGTTTTTACTCTTGCCATATTTATCCTTTTACAAATTGGCGCTCACTAAGTGAGTCTTGCCCCTAAATTTGGGGGAGTTTGAATGACTTTTTTGTCAAAAACTTAAATCTAAGCTGCTTTATACGCCGAGCATTTTGCGAACGGCTGAGACGTTTGTGCTATCCACATAGTGTGGGCCACGAAGGTCTCTCATACGCTTACTAGGTTTTTTTGTTAAGATATGGCTTCTAAAAGCAGAGCCTCTTTTTATCTTATTTTTACCTACTTTAAAGCGCTTAGCAGCACCGCGAACGGTTTTCATCTTTGGCATGCTAATCCTTTTTGAAATTTTATACGCAATTGCGTAAGTTTTGGATTATAGCGAAAATACCTTTAGAAAATTTAAATTTCACTTAGAGAAAATTTGCAATAAATTTACATTAAACTTAAAAAAATTTTAAAATTTATAATTAAATTATTAAATTTGGCATATAATCACATATAAGAAATTTATTTCACTAAAGGAGTAAAGAATGAAAGGCAAAATTCTTGCATCAATTGTTGCTATGAGTGCGATTTTAGGCACAAGTAGCTTGGCATGCACTACCATTTTAGTAGGAGATAAAGCTTCAAATGACGGCTCCATGCTGGTTGCCAGGAGCGCTGATAGCAAGGCTATAAAGGCTCAAGTCTTTTTGATCCATCCAGCAAAGAAAAACCAAACTGGTATGCATAGCTCAAAGGCACATGACGGCGCAAATGACTTTACATATCCACTTCCAAAAGATGGCATGAGATACACAACCATCGCAAACTCTCACACAAAACTTCACGGAGCGGTCGGCTACAATGAGGCTGGCGTTGGACTAAGTGGCACTGAGACTATTTACGCAAAAGACGAGCTTTTAAAGATCGATCCATATAACGAAGAGAGTGGCATCACAGAGGATGATATCCCAGACGTGCTTTTGCCACGTATGAAGAGTGCAAAAGAGGGTGTTAAGCTCCTTGGCGAGATAGTTGAGACAAAAGGCGCTGGTGAGGGCTTTGGTGTGGTATTTATTGATGCAAACGAGCTTTGGTACTTTGAGACTGGTACAGGCCACAAATGGATCGCTTCAAAGATCCCGCAAGATGAGTACTTCGTCACTGCAAATCAAGGCAGACTTCACGCTTATAAAGAGAATGATCCAAATTTCATGGGAGCAAAAGATGTCATCAAATTTGCGATCGACAATAAGACTTATGATCCTGCAAAAGATGGCGAATTTAACTTTACAAAGGCCTATACAAGAGACGATGAGAGAGATGTGACTTACAACTATCCACGTGTTTGCTGGGTTCAAAGTATGTTTAACCCAAGCTTAAAACAAGACTTTGCCGATGGTCAGAAATTCCCAGTATTTTTAAAACCAGAGAAAAAGCTAAGCGTTGAGGATCTAAAAGCTGCGATGAGAGCCCACTACAACGGCACGCCGTTTGATAACTACGCTAGTAAAGATGAAGATAAGAAAAACGTCTACCGCGCCATAAGCGTCTTTAGAACATACGAGTCTCACGTCATGCAGGTGCGCCCTTGGCTACCAAAAGAGATCGGTCGCGTAACTTACGTCGCTCTTGGTATGGCTGATCTTAGTGTTTATTTGCCGTATTACGAGGGACTTGATGGCTTTATAAAAGGCTACTCAGATGGCTCATACGACGCTGATGACACCTCAATATACTGGGTTTATAGAAAGCTTCAAACCCTTGTGATGACTGACTATGAGAAG encodes:
- a CDS encoding C69 family dipeptidase, which translates into the protein MKGKILASIVAMSAILGTSSLACTTILVGDKASNDGSMLVARSADSKAIKAQVFLIHPAKKNQTGMHSSKAHDGANDFTYPLPKDGMRYTTIANSHTKLHGAVGYNEAGVGLSGTETIYAKDELLKIDPYNEESGITEDDIPDVLLPRMKSAKEGVKLLGEIVETKGAGEGFGVVFIDANELWYFETGTGHKWIASKIPQDEYFVTANQGRLHAYKENDPNFMGAKDVIKFAIDNKTYDPAKDGEFNFTKAYTRDDERDVTYNYPRVCWVQSMFNPSLKQDFADGQKFPVFLKPEKKLSVEDLKAAMRAHYNGTPFDNYASKDEDKKNVYRAISVFRTYESHVMQVRPWLPKEIGRVTYVALGMADLSVYLPYYEGLDGFIKGYSDGSYDADDTSIYWVYRKLQTLVMTDYEKYSPVVKEAYAKFEKELAVKQAKFEDEYVKLYKKDKKKADKLLNEFSQKTMQEAKDLTQELTNKVFTMLTADLDAKLKSLNKGKKD
- the rplT gene encoding 50S ribosomal protein L20, translated to MARVKTGVVRRRRHKKVLKLARGFFSARHKHFRKAKEQLERSLVYAYRDRRQKKRDFRRLWIVRINAACRLNDISYSRFINGLNKAKIELDRKILADLAMNDAKAFAALAKQAKDALK
- the rpmI gene encoding 50S ribosomal protein L35 — translated: MPKMKTVRGAAKRFKVGKNKIKRGSAFRSHILTKKPSKRMRDLRGPHYVDSTNVSAVRKMLGV